The DNA window TCGGCACCGGGTATCTCGGTGCCACGCACGCGATCTGCATGGCCGTGTTGGGCTTCGAGGTCCTCGGGATGGATGTCGACGAGGCGAAGATCGAGACGCTCCGGTCCGGCCGCGTCCCGTTCTACGAGCCCGGGCTTCCGGAGATGCTGCAGAAGGCGCTGGAGTCGGGGCGGCTGCGGTTCACCACGTCGTACGAGGAGGTCGCGGAGTTCGGCGACGTGCACTTCGTCTGCGTGGGAACGCCGCAGAGGAAGGGCTCGACGGCGGCGGACATGTCGTACGTGGACGCGGTGGTGTCCGGGCTCGCGCCGCACCTGGACCGGCGCGCGCTCATCGTCGGCAAGTCGACGGTCCCGGTCGGTACGGCGGCGCGGTTGACCTCGCTGGTGCAGTCGCTCGCGCCGGCGGGGACGGACATCGAGCTGGCGTGGAACCCGGAGTTCCTCCGCGAGGGCTTCGCGGTCGAGGACACGATGCGTCCTGACCGGCTGGTGTTCGGCGTGGCGTCGGACTGGGCGCGGGAGCGGCTGTCCGCCGCGTTCGCGCCGATGCTCGCCGCGGACGTTCCGCTGGTGGTGACGGATCTGCCGACGGCGGAGCTCGTGAAGGTGTCGGCGAACTCGTTCCTCGCCACGAAGATCTCGTTCATCAACGCGATGGCCGAGGTGTGTGAGGCGACCGGCGCGGACGTGCAGGATCTGGCGGCGGCGCTGGCGTACGACAACCGCATCGGCGGGCGCTTCCTGCGGCCGGGCCTCGGCTTCGGCGGCGGCTGCCTGCCGAAGGACATCCGCGCGTACATCCACCGCGCCGAGGAGCTCGGCGTCGGCCAGGCCGTCTCGTTCCTGCGCGAGGTGGACGCGATCAACCTGCGCCGCCGGGCCCGTACGGTCGACCTGATCCGCGCGCAGGCTGGGGGCTCGCTGGCCGGCGTGACCGTCTGCGCGCTCGGCGCGGCGTTCAAGCCGAACTCCGACGACATCCGCGACGCCCCGGCGTTGGACGTGGCGCGGCTGCTGCAGGAGGAGGGCGCGATCGTCCGCGTGTACGACCCGCAGGCGATGGACAACGCGCGGCGCGTTTACCCGGACCTGCACTACGCGTCCTCGGTCGCCGAAGCCGCCGCGGGTGCGCAGGTCGTGGCGCTGCTGACGGAGTGGGACCACTTCCGCGAGATCGACCCGGTCTGGCTGGGGGAACTGGTCGCGAAGAAGGCGATCGTCGATGGCCGGCACGCGCTCGACCAGTTCGCCTGGCGCGAGGCCGGCTGGGACTACAAGGCGCTCGGCCGCACCTGAGCTGCCGGGGGACCGTTTGGGTGAGGGGCACCCTGGTCCCATAGCCCGGCCCATCCACCATGTCCGATCAAACTGTGGGGTTCTGGTCGCAACACGCCGGCGTGTCGCGACCAGAACCCCACACTTTCGCCAAGGGCGGAGGGTCCCCTCGCTCGAGGAGGTTCGGACGAGGGTGCCCCCGACCCAAGCAAAGGTGGTGGCGATGGTTGGGGTGAGGGGGCCCCTGGTCCCATAGGTTCGGACGAGGGTGCCCCCGACCCAGTCAAAGGTGGTGGCGATGGTTGGGGTGAGGGGCACCCTGGTCCCATAGGTTCGGACGAGGGTGCCCCCGACCCAGTCAGACGACGGGTGCGCTAGCGTGCGAGCCCCGCTCGAAGCTGGTCGAGCAGGTCTACTCGCCAGCGGTCCCGGTCGGGGTACTGGTCGTCGCGGTTCCAGCGCATCGCCGCGACGCCCGCCCACGTGAGGATCCGGAACTGGTGCACGAGGTCGAGGTCGGCGCCGGGATAGAGCTCGGCGACCTCCTCGGGGAGGTACGCGAGGTCGTACTCGATCGGCCCGCGTTGGCAGGTCCCGAGGTCGATGAAGCGCGGGCCGGTGCTGGTGTTCAGCACATTCCCCGGGTGCGGCTCGCCGTGGAGCAGCTGCTCGGCCGTTCCCGCCTTCGCGATCCCCGCGGTCAGGGTGTCCTTGAGCAGCGCGCGGTCGCGCTCGGGGAGGTCCGGCGTACGTTCCCGGTCGTCCACCAGCGCGGTCCAGCCGTCGACGCGTTCGGTGACATGCGGCGCGTCCAGCTCGATCTGGCGCAGGCCGGTGTGGAGGCGGACGAGCGCGTCGACGTACTCCGCCGGCGCCAGGCCCGAGGTCCAGCCGAGCTGCTCGGGCGCCGGGCCGTCATGGTCGGCGACGACGGGCTCGTAGTACGTCCAGAACGTGATCGCGAAGCCGTCGCGGTCGTAGACGTCCGGCGCGCGGGGGTCGAGGCCGCCGATCGGGCTGTCGGTCGCGGCCAGGCGGCGGGCGACCTCCGCCTCGTACGCCATGCCGTCGTGCCAAGCGCCCGGTGCCACGCGGGCGAGCACGTCGCACGGATCCAGCCGCACGGCGATGCGGTCGGAGTTGTGCACGGCGACGGCGTCGCTGACGTCGAGGCCGAGCTCGGCGGCGGTCGTCGCGGCGGCGTCGACGGCGCGCCGGAGTACGGAGGGTTCCATCAGGGGTTCGTCCTGCGGGCGCGGGCGAGGACCTCGTACCGATCGCCGCGGTAGAGCGACCGGTCCGACTCGAGCACCGCGCCCGCGGCGTCGCGGGTGACGCCCGCGATCAGCAGGCAGGGTTGGCCCGGCTCGATCTCCAGCAGTTCGGCGTCGTGCGGGTCGGCGATCACCGCCTGGATGTTCGCGTCGCTCGTCGCCGGTCGCACCGACCACTGCTCCTCGATCGTGTCGAACAGGGACCGGTCCGCCCAGTCGAGCAGTTCCAGGCCCGGGAAACGGGAGGCGGAGACGTCCGTACGTTCCAACGCCATCGGTACGCCGTCCGCCAGCCGCAGCCGGACCAGGTGGAGGACGGGCTCGCCCTCGTCGACCTCCATCCGGGCGGCCGTACGGGAGGTCGCCGGCTCCACCGTCGCCGACAGCACCCGCGAGCCCGGCGTCATCCCGCGCGCCCGCATGTCGCGGCTGAACGACGTCAGCAGGTCGGTGTGCGCGGGCGTCGGCTCCGCCACCACCGTGCCGTGGCCGTGCCGGCGGAACAGCACGCCGTCGGTCACCATCCGTTCGATCTCCTGCCGAACGGTCGTCCGCGAGATCCCGAAGTGGTCCGCCAGCACGCGCTCGGACGGCATCAGCGCGCCGGGACCGCTGCGGTCGGCCAGCTCCTCGAGGATCTTGCGCAGCTGGTACCCCTTCGGCCGCCCCGACGCGATCTCGGTCGTCGTCAGCTTGCTGGGATCGATCTCGTGGCGGGTTCTGGGCATGACGCCCATCTTGAACGACGCGGCGCCTTGGCGCTCCCCGTACCCCTCGGAGACACGCCAGGAGCTATGGGCGTGGTGTCGGTGAACCATGTGATGCTGGGGCCATGGGACGCCATGACGTGCTGCTGGCCCGGGTACCGGAGGAGCTGGCCGAGCACGCCCGCGCGGTGATCGACTGGATGGTCGGCGACGTCATCGAGTTCACCGAGGTCGGCCAGGCCGACGTGCAGCGGTTGCTCTGGATCGACCTGCCGTCGCGCTGGCCGACGCCGTCGACGCAGTGGCTGCGGGTGGCGGAGGCGACCGCCTGGGTGTTCCAGCTGGCTGGGCGGCCTGGGCTGGCCGAGCTCGCGCGGTCTGACGAGACCGCGGAGATCCTGGCGGCGTACGCGCGGTCTGTCGAGGACGGCCTGCTGGCCGCGAACGCCGCGTACGCGCGGACGGGGACCAACCCGCCCGACACCGAGCTGTTGACCTGGGGCCGGCGGCTGTCGGCGGCCGAGGGCAATGCGTACGACGAGCTGCAGCGGGTGCTCGAGGCGGCGGTGATCGCGGGGGAGTACACGCCGGGTGGGAGTGCTTGGCGGCAGAAGCAGCGCGCGCTGACCGAGCGGTGGCTGACGTCGCCGAGCCAGCTGTTCGAGGGCATGTTGCCCCTGGAGGTGATCCACACCGAGCGCCGGGAGACCTGGTCGGAGACCGGCGAGCCGACGCGGATCGCGCTGCTCGGGCCGATCGCGGAGCTGTTGGTCGAGGCGCCGGAGGTGCCGGAGGACGAGCCGGCGACGTTGCGCTGGCTGCTCGGGCGTCTCGGCGACGGCGTACGCCTGACTCAGCGCGGCTACCTGCCGACCGAGCTGGTGCGGGCGGCGGACGAGAAGTTCGGCTGGAGCCCACCGGGGATGCGCGCGAGCACCGAGGCCAATCTGCAGCCGTTGCGGGAATTGCACGAGCTGGCCCGTTCGCAACGGCTGGTGACCAAGCGCCGCACGGACCTGCGCCTGTCGGCGCGCGGCCGGGCTCAGCTGCTGGAGTCGCCGCGGCTGTTCGAGACGGCGTCGGTGGCGTGGCTGGGGAGCCAGCTGTTCGAGGTCATGACCAACGAGATCCCGACGGCCATGCTGCTCGGCCACCCCGCGGACAGCCGGACCCTGTGCGCGGTGGCGTACGAAGCGGTGGCGCCCTCGTTCCGCGACCACGACGGCGAGCCGGTGCGGTTCTCCGACACCGAGTCGGTGGTGTGGAGCTGGATCCGCCGCGGCCTGGCGCTCGGCTTCGTCGAGGACCTGCCGAGGGATCTGCGGTACGCGCTCACCGACTCCGGCGAGGCCGCCGCGCTATGTGCGCTGCGGGCTCGCGCCCACGGTCCGCAGTCCTGAGCTTCTAGACCGCGCGGCGCAGGTCGCTCGCGAGGTTGCCTCGGTCCGCGACCTCGAGGTCGTCCAGCTCCAGCCAGCCCTGCAGGCGGCGGAGCTCCTCGGCGAGCTCCTTGGCGACATGCTTCGCGTTCTGTCCCGGCTCGGCGTACGCGCTCTGCACCATCAGCGTGCCGCGTTGGCGGTCGGCCTTGAGGTCGGTCCGGCCGACGAGGGTGTCGCCGAGCAGGAACGGCAGCACGTAGTAGCCGTACTGCCGCCGTTCGGCGGGCACGTACAGCTGCTGCGAGAGCGGGTTGGTGAAGCCGCAGAGCGCCTCGGCGGAGACGCGGATGAACGAGTCGAACGGGGTGAGCAGCGCCCGCGCGTTCACCTCGCGCGGCACCCGCGTGCCGGGGACGACGTAGCCGGGCTCCTTCCAGCCCTCGACCGCGATCTTCTCCAGCCGGCCTTCCTCGACGAGCTCGGCGATCCGCAGCTTCCAGTTCGGCCGCCTCCACCTGCCGTTCGGTGCGACGGTCAGCGTGCGGTGGCTGGGGGCCCAGAGACCGAGGTACGCGGCGACCATCTTCGCCGTGCCGACACCGACCGCCGCGGCCGCCAGGGCGAGCTGCTCGCGCTGCGCCTCCTCCGCCTCGACCTCGGGTGCGTCCAGGATCTCGCGGGGGATGACGCGCTCGGCGAGGTCGTAGAGCCTGGTGAACCCGCGCCGTCCGGCGACGGCGACGATGCCGCAGTCCAGCAGGTTCTCCAGCATGACCTTGCCGTCGTCCCAGTTCCACCACTGGCCCTTGCGGGGACGCGCGGTCGACAGTTCGGCGGCGGTCAGCGGGCCTCGTTCGACGACCTCGTCGTAGAGGGCGGCGATCAGGGCGTTGGTCGATCGCTTCGTTCCCCTCGGCCACGCGACCCAGTCCACCTCGCGGAGCGGCCAGGTGCGGTAGCGCTGCAACGGGTACAGCCGCATGGGCATCAGGCAGGCGGCGTGGCCCCAGGTCTCGAACAGCTCGCGGCGTACGTGGGTGAGCTCGTCGATCGCCGCCATCGGATACGGCCCGAGACGGGAGTAGACCGGGAGGTAGTGGGAGCGGACCAGCACGTTGATCGAGTCGAGCTGGAGGGCGAGGATCCGCAACGCGACCTTCCGGACCTGAGCCAGCGTGGCCTTCTTCACCGGCTCGCGCCCGAAGCCCTGCGCCACCAGGGCGACCCGACGGGCCTCGGCGAGCGACAGCTCCATGCCAGCCCACCCTAGCGTGACGCTGCCCGCTGTTGCCTCAGATACCATAGGGGGGTATGGTCTGGATCGGAAGTTGTGATACCCCTCGGGGGTAGATTCGAGACGGGATGGTGAACCGCATGCAGGCCGGCGTCAAGATCGGCGGGTTCGTGGTCGGGCTCGCGGCTATGTTCGGGGTCGCGTTCGCGGTGGGTTCCGCGGCGGCGCCTCCGGACAGCAAGACTGCCGCGCCGAAGCCCACGGTGACGCCGACCTCGGACGGGATGGCGGGGCACGGCGAGACCGAGCCGGCGGGCGAAGCCGAAGCCGAAGGCGAGGGCCACGGCGACGATGGGCACGGCGGAGCGGCCGAGGCCGCGACGTACGTCTCCGGCCTGGCCGCGACCGAGGCCGGCTTCACGCTGGTCCCGGCCCAGACGACCCTGACGCGCGGGCCTGCGGTGCCGTTCACGTTCACCGTGACCGGCCCGACCGGCAAGCCCGTCACCGAGTACACCAAGTCGCACGAGAAGGACCTGCACCTCATCGTCGTCCGCCGCGACCTGTCCGGCTTCCAGCACGTCCACCCGACCCGCGCCGCCGACGGATCCTGGTCGGTCGACCTCGACCTGAGGACCGCCGGGAGCTGGCGCGTGTTCGCCGACTTCAAGCCAACCGCGACCGGCGAGACGACCACGCTCGGCACCGATGTCACGGTCGCCGGCGACTTCCGCCCAGTGCCGCTCCCGGCCGTCACGCCGAAGAGCACCCTCGAGGGCTACGACGTGTCGATCGCCGGCCACGCCGTCGCCGGCGAGGAGTCCACGTTGACGTTCACGCTCGCCAAGAACGGCAAGCAGCTCGCCGACCTGCAGCCCTACCTCGGCGCGTTCGGCCACCTCGTCTCGCTCCGCGCGAGCGACCTCGCCTACCTGCACACGCACCCCGCCGAAGAGGCGCACGCCGGGGACACGGGCGGGCCGGCGATCGAGTTCGCGACGACGTTCCCCACGCCCGGTACGTACCGGCTGTTCCTGGACTTCCAGCACGCCGGCCAGGTCCACACCGCGGAGTTCACCGTGGAGGTGACCAAGTGAGTACGTCCGTCGAACTCTCGATCGGCGGCATGACCTGCGCGTCGTGCGCCGCGCGGATCGAGAAGAAGCTGAACAAGCTGGACGGCGTCGTCGCGACCGTCAACTACGCCACGGAGAAGGCGAAGGTGACCTACGACGACAAGGTCGGCACTGACCAGCTGATCGCCACGGTCGAGGCGACCGGCTACACCGCCGAGCTGCCCAAGCCGCCGGAAGCCGAGCCTGTCGCCGAAGAGGTCGACGAGCTGCGGCCGCTGCGCGACCGTTTGATCGCGTCGATCGTGCTCACCGTTCCGGTGATCGCGCTCGGCATGATTCCCGCGCTGCAGTTCACGTTCTGGCAGTGGCTGTCGTTGACGCTCGCAGCGCCGGTCGTGACCTGGGCCGCGTGGCCGTTCCACAAAGCCACGTTGACGAATCTCCGCCACGGCGCCGCGACGATGGACACGCTGATCTCGCTCGGCGTGGTGGCCGCGACGGCGTGGTCGGTGTACGCGCTGTTCTGGGGCGGTGCGGGCGAGCCGGGCATGAAGATGCCGTTCACGCTGATCCCTTCGCGCGGTACGGGCGAGGCCGAGATCTATCTCGAGGTCGCTGCCGGGGTCACCATGTTCATCCTGCTCGGGCGCTACCTGGAGGCACGGGCGAAGCGGCGTTCCGGCACGGCGTTGCGAACGTTGCTGGACCTCGGCGCGAAGGACGTCGCGCTGCTGCGGAACGGCGACGAGAAGCGGGTGTCGATCTCGTCGCTGGTGGTGGGGGACGAGTTCGTCGTCCGTCCGGGCGAGAAGATCGCGACCGACGGCATCGTCGTCTCCGGCAACAGCGCGGTCGACCTGTCCATGTTGACAGGGGAGTCGGTGCCGGTCGAGGTCGGCGTCGACGATGCCGTCGTGGGCGCGACCGTCAACGCTGGTGGGCGATTGGTCGTACGAGCGACCCGGGTCGGCGCGGACACACAGCTCGCGCAGCTGGCGCGCCTGGTCGAGGACGCGCAGAACGGCAAGGCCGCCGTGCAGCGGCTCGCGGACCGGATCTCGGCGGTGTTCGTACCGATCGTGATCACCATTGCCGTGGCGACGCTCGGCTTCTGGCTCGGCAGTGGCGCTTCCCCGCAGGTCGCGTTGACCGCTGCCGTCGCGGCACTGATCATCGCCTGCCCGTGTGCGTTGGGACTCGCGACGCCGACCGCGTTGCTGGTCGGTACGGGACGTGGCGCGCAGCTCGGCGTGCTGATCAAGGGTCCGGAGGTGCTGGAGTCGACGCGGCGTGTGGACACCGTCGTGCTGGACAAGACCGGAACGGTGACGAGCGGGCGGATGTCGCTGGTCGAGGTGCTGGTCGCGCCGGGGGAGTCGCGCGCGGAGGTGCTGCGGCTGGCCGGGGCGCTCGAGCACGCGAGTGAGCACCCGATCGCGCGGGCGGTCGCTTCGGCCGCGCTTTCGGAGGCCGGCACGTTGCCGGACGTCGAGGGCTTTCAGAACGTCGAGGGTCTCGGTGTGCAAGGTGTGGTTGACGGTCACGCCGTGATCGTCGGCCGGGTGCGGTTGTTGGAGGAGTGGAGCCAGCGGCTGCCGGCCGAGCTCGCGGCCGCGCACGCGGAGATCGAGGCGTCCGGTCGTACGGCGATCGCGGTCGGTTGGGACGGTCAGGCCCGCGCGGTGCTCGTCGTCTCGGACACGGTCAAGCCGACGTCCGCGCGGGCGGTCGCAGAGCTGCGCAAGCTGGGCTTGCGCCCGATCCTGCTGACCGGGGATAACGAAGCTTTGGCGCGCGCGGTCGCGGCGCAAGTCGGGATTGACGAGGTCGTCGCGGGGGTGCTGCCTGCCGACAAGGTCGACGTGATCAAGCGGCTGCAGACCGAGGGCCGGGTCGTCGCGATGGTCGGTGACGGGGTGAACGACGCCGCCGCGCTGGCTCAGGCGGACCTCGGACTCAGCATGGGCACGGGCACGGACGTCGCGATCGAGGCGAGCGACCTCACGCTCGTTCGCGGTGACCTGATGGCCGCGGTCGACGCGATTCGCCTGTCCAGGCACACGTTGCGGATCATCAAGGGCAACCTGTTCTGGGCGTTCGCGTACAACGTCGCCGCGCTGCCTCTCGCGGCCGCCGGCCTGTTGAACCCGTTGCTCGCCGGCGCGGCGATGGCGTTCAGCTCGGTGTTCGTGGTGACGAACAGCCTGCGCCTGCGACGGTTCAGGTCGTCGGCTTCCTGAGCTCAACCACGTAAGGGCTCTCGCGCGTCTTCGCGACCTCGAGGCCGGCGTCAAGGGCGAATTGACGGAACTCGTCGAGCGACCGGTTGCGGCCGCCGAGGAGGACGGCCTCGAGGGTGAGCTGGTCGGCCGCGTGCTCGTCCGGGGACACGCCTCCTCTGATGAGGACGCGGCCGTCGTCGTTCATCGCGGCGGCGCACCGCCGCAGGATCGCGACGACCTCCTCGTCCGGCCAGTCGTTGAGAATGCTCGCGAGCACGTAGCAGTCGGAACCCGCTGGCAGCTCGTCGAAGAAGCTCTGCGCGACGGCGGTGACGCGGTCGGCGACGCCGGCTGCTTCGAACAGCGCTTCCGACTCCGCGACGGTCTGCGGAAGGTCGACGAGCGTGCCGTGCAGGTGCGGAGCGGCCTTGAGGATCTCGGCGAGCAGTCCGCCGGTCCCGCCGCCGACGTCGACCACGGTGCGTACGGTCTCCCAGTCGGTGAGGCGTGGGTCGGGCGTGCCGTGCCCGACGGTGCCCATCAGCGCGTCGAAGGCGTGCCGGAGCTTGGGGTTCGCGTCGAGGTCCTCCCAGAACGGGCGGCCGAAACGTTCGGCGTACGCGGGTTTTCCGGTGCGGACGGCCTCGAGCAGGGTGCCCCAGGAGTGCGCGAACCGGCCGCCGAGCCCGTCCAGATCGCTGCTCAGCTTGAGGCCCTCGTCGAGGAGTTGCTCGGCGGTGTCGTTCAACGCGAACTCGCCTGGCGCGGGCTCGTCGAACACGCCCTTCGCGACGAGGTGCCGCAGCACGCGGCGCAGGAACGTCGGGTCGCACTCGGCTTCCCGGGCGAGCTCCGTGACGTTCGACGTGCCGGCCTGGACGCGGTCGGCGATCCGCAGCGTGATCGCGACGTGCACGCACCACGGAGTCGTCAGGTCGAGCAGCTGCATCACGCTAGTCATCGCTGTCCTCCTCGGACCAGGAGCTGGCAGGGCCGGAGAGCGCGCCGCCCTCGACCGGGAGGGTGATCCCGCTGATCCAGCTCGCGTCGTCGGAGGCGAGGAACGCGACCGCGGCCGCGATGTCCGCGGGCTCCCCGACCCTGCGGAGTGGGTAGAGCCGCTGGGCGAGGTGACGCAGCATGTCCTCGCGGCCGTCCCAGTTGCGGGTACGGATCGTGCCGGGCGCGACGACGTTGAAGCGGAGTCCGCGCGGACCGTACTGCTTGGTGAGGTTCTTGACGAGGTTCTGCAGGCCTGCCTTCGCGGTGGAGTACGCGATGTCGCCGAACGCCGCGATGCCGTTGACCGAGCCGATCGAGACGACGTTGCCCTTGCCGCGCAGCAGCTGCGGGAGCGCGGCGCGGGTGCAGCGGACGGCGCCGAACAGGTTCAGGTCGAGCTGCTGTTGCCAGTGCGCGTCGTCGCCCTCGTCGAACGGGACGCCGCTGCCCTGCCCGGCGTTGTTGACGAGCACGTCGAGTCCGCCGAGCTGCTCGACGGCGGTGCCGATCGCCGTACGGACGTCCTCGTCGTCGGTGACGTCGCAGCGGACCGCTTGTGCGCCCCCGCCCAGCTCGCTCGCCAGCGCTTCGGCGGCCGCGAGGTCGAGGTCGGCGAGCGCGACCCTGGCGCCCTCACCGGCCAACCGTTCCGCGATCGCCCGCCCGATCCCATGAGCGGCCCCGGTGACGAGCGCCGCCTTCCCCTCGAACCTCAGCATCCGGCACAGCCTAGAGGTGTGGACCTGTCGGTGGTCGGTCCTAACCTCGGGTGCGTGAAGTACTCCGTGACGACCGGCGCGGCCGGATCGAGGCTCGACCCGGCCGGACTGGCGGCGCTCGCCGTGCGGGCGGAGGAGGCGGGCTGGGACGCGTTCTTCCTGGAGGACTACGTCGTCTACCAGGGCCAGCTCGACACTCCCACCTGGGATCCGTGGATCTGCCTCGCCGCGATGGCGGCGGCCACGAAGCGGATCCGGCTCGGCACCACGGTCACGCCGGTGCCGCGGCGCCGGCCGTGGCAGCTCGCGCTCGAGGCGATCTCGGTGGACCGGCTGTCCGGCGGCCGGCTGATCCTCGGCGTCGGTGCGGGCGACCCGTCGGACCCGTTCCTGGCGATGGAGTCGACCTCGCCGGCGGAGCTCGCCAAGCGGCTCGACGAGGGCGTGGCCACGCTCGCCACGCTGCTGGCGGGGGACATGGTGAACGGGGCGCGGCTCGCGGCCCGCCCGGTGCAGCGGCCGCGGATCCCGTTGTGGGTGGGCGGCGACCTGCGCGTACCAGCCGTCCGGCGGCGAATCCTGCGCTGGGACGGCAGCGCCGCGTACGGGCTCAGCGTCGACGCGGTACGCGACCTGGTGGCCGACGCGCCGCCGGGGTTCGACGTCAAGATCGGCGGCGTCACCGATCTGGATGAGCTGGAGGATTACCGGGCGGCCGGGGCGACTTGGTGTGGTCGCTGGGTGTCGCCGAATGAGCCGGATCAGCTCGAAGAGGTGATCAGGACGGGGCCGGTCCGCGGTTGAGGCGGGCGGCGCGCAGGACGAGGTAGTCGCGCTCGGGCAGGTTCGTGGTCCGCCCGGCTGCCGCCCGGTAGTGGCTGACCGCGGCGTCGGAGTCGCCGAGCAGCTCGTACAGGTGGCCGCGTACCGCGTCCAGCCGGTAGTGCGCCCCCAGCTGGGCGTCGACCGGGGCGAGCAGGTCGAGGCCGGCCTGCGGACCGTTGGCCATCGCTGTGGCGATCGCGCGGTTGAGCTCGACCATCGGGTTGCCGGTGAGCTTCGCCAACAAGCCATACAAGGCGAGAATCTGCGCCCAGTCGGTGTCCTCGGTCCGCGCGGCGGTGTCGTGTTGGGCCGCGATCGCGGCCTGGAGCTGGTACTCGCCGACCCGGCCGCCGGCCATCGCGGTGGCAGTGAGGCGCACGCCCTCGGCGATCTTCGCCCGGTCCCACAGCGAGCGGTCCTGCTCCTCGAGCGGAACGAGCCGCCCGACCTCGTCGGTCCGGGCGAGCCGGCGCGCGTCGGTGAGCAACATCAGCGCGAGCAGTCCGGTCACCTCGGGATCGTCCTGCAGCAACGCGTGCACGTTCCGCGTCAGCCGGATCGCCTCACCCGACAGGTCGGTCCGGTGCAGGGCGGACCCGATGCTGGTCGCATACCCCTCGTTGAAGATCAGGTACAGCACCCGCAGCACCGACTCCAACCGTGCGGCGAACTCTGTCGAGTCCGGCGTCCCGAACGACGTTCCCGACGACTTGATCCGCTGCTTCGCCCGGCTCACCCGCTGCGCGAGCGTGGTCTCCGGGACGAGGAACGCGTTCGCGATCTCCGCCGTCGTCAGCCCGCCGACCGCCCGCAACGTCAGCGCGACCGCCGACGCCGGCGACAGCGACGGGTGGCAGCACATGAACAGCAGCTCGAGGGCGTCGTCGCGCTGCTCGGTCCTGCCCTGCGGCACCTCCCGCCACGCCTCGTTCACCTCGCGCCGTCGCCGCGCCTGGTTGCTGCGGTAGTGGTCGGTGAGCTTGCGGACAGCGGTCTGGATCAGCCAGCCGCGCGGGTTGTCCGGTCGCCCGTCCTTCGGCCAGTGCAGAACGGCGGCGAGCAACGCCTCCTGCACCGCGTCCTCGGCGGCGTCGAAGTCGCCGTACCGCCGGACGACGGCGCCGAGGACCTGCGGCCCGAGCTCACGCAGCAGGTCCTCGATCGGCGCTTCGGCGCTCACACGTCCGTCCCGGGAATGCGGAACATCACCTGCCGGACCTCGATCGGCTGCCCCAACGGCACCCCGTTCGGCCCCGGCGCCGCGGACACCAGCGCCGCGATCTCGACCGCGCGGTCCTCGGTCTCGACGTCGACCAGCTGGTAGCCGGCGAGCAGTTCCTTGGCCTCGGGGAACGGGCCGTCGGTGACGACGGGCGCGTTCTGCCCGTCGGACTGGACGACCTTCGCGAGCTCAGGTCCGGTGAGCGCCTGCATCTCGACCAGCTCG is part of the Tenggerimyces flavus genome and encodes:
- a CDS encoding SDR family NAD(P)-dependent oxidoreductase, which encodes MLRFEGKAALVTGAAHGIGRAIAERLAGEGARVALADLDLAAAEALASELGGGAQAVRCDVTDDEDVRTAIGTAVEQLGGLDVLVNNAGQGSGVPFDEGDDAHWQQQLDLNLFGAVRCTRAALPQLLRGKGNVVSIGSVNGIAAFGDIAYSTAKAGLQNLVKNLTKQYGPRGLRFNVVAPGTIRTRNWDGREDMLRHLAQRLYPLRRVGEPADIAAAVAFLASDDASWISGITLPVEGGALSGPASSWSEEDSDD
- a CDS encoding LLM class flavin-dependent oxidoreductase, with amino-acid sequence MKYSVTTGAAGSRLDPAGLAALAVRAEEAGWDAFFLEDYVVYQGQLDTPTWDPWICLAAMAAATKRIRLGTTVTPVPRRRPWQLALEAISVDRLSGGRLILGVGAGDPSDPFLAMESTSPAELAKRLDEGVATLATLLAGDMVNGARLAARPVQRPRIPLWVGGDLRVPAVRRRILRWDGSAAYGLSVDAVRDLVADAPPGFDVKIGGVTDLDELEDYRAAGATWCGRWVSPNEPDQLEEVIRTGPVRG
- a CDS encoding RNA polymerase sigma factor — translated: MSAEAPIEDLLRELGPQVLGAVVRRYGDFDAAEDAVQEALLAAVLHWPKDGRPDNPRGWLIQTAVRKLTDHYRSNQARRRREVNEAWREVPQGRTEQRDDALELLFMCCHPSLSPASAVALTLRAVGGLTTAEIANAFLVPETTLAQRVSRAKQRIKSSGTSFGTPDSTEFAARLESVLRVLYLIFNEGYATSIGSALHRTDLSGEAIRLTRNVHALLQDDPEVTGLLALMLLTDARRLARTDEVGRLVPLEEQDRSLWDRAKIAEGVRLTATAMAGGRVGEYQLQAAIAAQHDTAARTEDTDWAQILALYGLLAKLTGNPMVELNRAIATAMANGPQAGLDLLAPVDAQLGAHYRLDAVRGHLYELLGDSDAAVSHYRAAAGRTTNLPERDYLVLRAARLNRGPAPS
- a CDS encoding YciI family protein, yielding MTRFLILTKYDENLDAPPLAEWDPNDLDAHMEYLRALNQELIENGELVEMQALTGPELAKVVQSDGQNAPVVTDGPFPEAKELLAGYQLVDVETEDRAVEIAALVSAAPGPNGVPLGQPIEVRQVMFRIPGTDV